In Pseudomonas sp. p1(2021b), the genomic window GCGATTGACCCAGCAGCCCGAGCGAGAGTTCAGCGGTGTTGGGCAGCGCTTCGAACAATGAGGTCGACAAGGTCGCTTGCAGGGTGCCGACCAATGCAGCAACCAGTTTCGGGTGGCGGTAATCGATACCGACTTCCTGCGAAATGGATCTGGCGGCCAGGTGAGTAATCAGGAACCCAGTATCTTTGCGTGATTTGAGAAGCCGTTCGGCGTTGTTCTTCAACTGATTATGGATATCGATGGCGACCTGCTCGAGCAACGGATCGTCCATCAGCCATGTAGCGAATTGGTATCGGTCGAAGGAAGACACCCCGGTACGGGCGACCGCAACCAGCATCAGTAGGAGTCGAGCATCCTGCGAAAGATCGGTAATCGCTTTCACGTCCTGTTCGAGCGCTTCGATCAACTTCTCTGCCGCGATTTCGCGGTCGTCATGGTACATGGTGGGGTCCTGATCGTGTGGAAGAGCGCTTCCATGGTGGGTAGTGGCTCGTGGCCACCTAGGCGCTATTTGATCAGGTCTATCCGGTTGGATTCAATCACGCAGGGGCCGCGTTGCGGCCCTTTCGCGGCACAAGGCCGCTCCTACAGGCGTACGAGAAGCTCTGTAGGAGCGGCCTTGTGCCGCGATAGGGCTGCGCAGCAGCCCCAGGTTTTCGATCAGTAGCTGTACTTCAAAGTCATCAGCACATTACGCGGGTCGCCATAGAAGTTGTGGTCGTAGTCGATGGCCGAGTAGTACTTCTTGTCGAAAATGTTGTTGACGTTCAGCGCCGCCGACAGGTTCTTGTCGATCTGGTAGGCGATGCGGCCGTTCCAGATCGAATAGCCACCTTGTTCGCGTCCGTAGTAGCCAAACCCTGCGGACGAGCTCTGGCTGTTGACGCCGGCACCCACCGAGAACTTGCTCCAGTCACCCGGCAACTGGTAGTTCGCCCAGGTGCGCAGGATGTGCTTGGGCGTCTGGGTGTTGGCCGAGATGTTGCCGGCGGTCGCCGGCTCCTCGTCCTTGTACTTGAGCAGGTTGAGGGTGTAGGCGGCATACAGCTGCAGGCCTTCGGCCACCTCGCCGCTGACCTCGGCCTCGAAACCGCGGCTCAGGATGGTACCGGAGGGGCGATAGCAGGTGCCGCCGCAAGAGGCGTTGGCCACATCGCTCGGGATGCTGGCGTCCGGCAGCGGGATGTTGTCCTGCTCCATCTGGTACAGCGCGAAGGTGGTGATCAGGCGGCCTTCGTTGTGTTCGCCCTTCAGGCCGATCTCGTAGCTCTTGCCGGTGCGCGGATCGAGCAGGCTGCCCTCGGCGGTGCGCTGGGTCTGGGGTTTGAAGATCTCGGTGTAGCTGGCGTACGCGTTCCAGGTCGGGTCGAGCTTGTACACAAGGCCGGCATAGGGGGTGACCTTGCCGTGCTTCTGCGCCACGCTACGGCTGGCGCCCCAGGGGCCGTCGGAGGTGAACACGGTACGGAAGTCCGACACCCGGCTGCCGAGGATCAGCGACAGGTCGTCGGTCAGCGCATAGTTGGCGACGCCGTAGACGCCTTTCTGGGTGGAGTCGTAGGCATCGTCCCACTTGTTGGCCGCGTAGATCGACTCATCGCTCGGCTCCTCGCGGTTGGGCACGTAGTTGAAGATATCGATCGGCCTGACCCAGTTGTAGCGTGCGCCCCACACATCATGACTCTTGAGCTTGGAGGCGTTGGCACCGAAGGTCAGGCCGAGCTTGCGACCGAACAGTTCGGTATCGCCGCTGGCGTTGATGTCGCCGCCCCAGTGCTCGGAGAAGTAGTCGAAGACATAGGCATCGCCCACCAGGGTATTGGGTGGGCCGAGGCGGCCACGGCGCTGCAGGTACTTGAAGTCGTTGAACTCCCGGACATTGATGAAGGTGCCCTTGAGCTTCCAGCTGTCGTTGAGCTGGTGGGCGATGTCCAGGTAGTAGGTGTCCTGGGTCTTGTCCCAGTTGTCCCAGGTGGTGCCCAGGTAGGTCGAGCGGCCCAGCTTGGGCATCGAGCCATCGCTGTAGTTGGGAATGCCCATGAAGTTGGGGGTGGCATCCACCCGTTCGTGGCTGTAGCCGATGCCGACGGTGGTGTCCGGCGTCAGGTCGTAGTCGAGCGCTGCGTAGATCGTCTGGTTGTCGGAGCCGACATGATCGACGAAGGAATTGGCCGTGTCGTAGTCCAGGACGATGCGACCGCGCAGCGTGCGTTGCGCGTCCAGCGCCCCGGCCGCATCCACCTGGGCGCCGTAGCGGTCCCAACTGCCGGCCTTGGCGGTGATGTTGAGCAGCGGGTCGGCGGTAGGGCGCTTGCGCACCAGGTTGACCGCACCTGAAGGATCGCCACCGCCCTCGAGCAGGCCCTGCGGGCCGCGCAGCACTTCGACGCGGTCGAGGATGGCGGTCTGGCCGCCGAAGCTGGAACCCCGGGCATACAGCTGGCGTTCCAGGGGTACACCATCGTATTGGAAGCTGTTGATGAAGAAGCCGCGGGAATAGAACTGGTGGCCGGTGAACGACGGCACGGCGGTGATGCCGGGGGAGGCGAGCAGGGCCTCGGTGACATTGGTGATGTCCTGGTCCTGCATGCGCTGCTGGGTGACCACGCTCACCGACTGGGGGATCTCCTTGATGCTCTTGACGCCCTTGCCGATGGTGGTCATGGGCGAGGCGTAGGAGTGGGAGCCCTCGGTGGTGGCGGTCATCTGCCGGCTGCTGATCAACACATTGTCCAGGTTGACCACGTCCACTTCGGCCCGGGACGTGTTG contains:
- a CDS encoding TonB-dependent siderophore receptor, encoding MRINPLRRSTPVAPRRPLLTLAAAVVLGYACQANARPVAIDIPAQSLSKSLQDLGRQANLQILYSPEAIKDARVAAVQGEMEPSQVLDRLLQHTDIRYQITGDTVILNTSRAEVDVVNLDNVLISSRQMTATTEGSHSYASPMTTIGKGVKSIKEIPQSVSVVTQQRMQDQDITNVTEALLASPGITAVPSFTGHQFYSRGFFINSFQYDGVPLERQLYARGSSFGGQTAILDRVEVLRGPQGLLEGGGDPSGAVNLVRKRPTADPLLNITAKAGSWDRYGAQVDAAGALDAQRTLRGRIVLDYDTANSFVDHVGSDNQTIYAALDYDLTPDTTVGIGYSHERVDATPNFMGIPNYSDGSMPKLGRSTYLGTTWDNWDKTQDTYYLDIAHQLNDSWKLKGTFINVREFNDFKYLQRRGRLGPPNTLVGDAYVFDYFSEHWGGDINASGDTELFGRKLGLTFGANASKLKSHDVWGARYNWVRPIDIFNYVPNREEPSDESIYAANKWDDAYDSTQKGVYGVANYALTDDLSLILGSRVSDFRTVFTSDGPWGASRSVAQKHGKVTPYAGLVYKLDPTWNAYASYTEIFKPQTQRTAEGSLLDPRTGKSYEIGLKGEHNEGRLITTFALYQMEQDNIPLPDASIPSDVANASCGGTCYRPSGTILSRGFEAEVSGEVAEGLQLYAAYTLNLLKYKDEEPATAGNISANTQTPKHILRTWANYQLPGDWSKFSVGAGVNSQSSSAGFGYYGREQGGYSIWNGRIAYQIDKNLSAALNVNNIFDKKYYSAIDYDHNFYGDPRNVLMTLKYSY